The sequence CGGAACTGGCACCATCACGCAGCGCAGCAATGGCAATCGGCACTTTGACTGTGGACCATGTCGGCTCCTCTCCTCGAAGCCCTACCTGCACTGCACCGGTGCTATCAGCCACGGCCACGCCAGCGCGGATCTCATAGTCCTCAAAGTCGGTTTCGACCCCACGGATGACCTCGTTTAGTGCGGCCTTGATGTCATAATCCGAGGCCTGCCCAGTACGCATGACGCTGTGGTCCGTCTCCTCCATCGGCCCAGGCGCATTGTCAGGCCGCGAGCAGCCGGTTACTGCTGCGCATGCAGCAAGACTCACGGCTGTTAACGACGCACCGAGGCGCGGGGGCGTCATGGTGGTTCGGATCACAGCATCTCCTTGAGGAAGCCTCCAGTATAGGAACCTTGGACTTTGGCCACGTCCTCCGGCGTTCCCTGCGCCACGACGGTGCCGCCACCGGACCCGCCTTCCGGCCCCATGTCCACGATCCAGTCCGCCGCCTTGATGACGTCCAAGTTGTGCTCGATGATGATCACTGAGTTGCCCTTGTCCACGAGGCTCTGAATGACGAGCATAAGCTTGCGAATGTCTTCGAAATGCAGACCGGTAGTCGGCTCATCCAGGATGTAGACGGTGCGCCCCTTCGTGCGCTTCTGCAGCTCGGAAGCCAGCTTCACGCGCTGGGCCTCACCACCCGACAAGGTCGTTGCTGCTTGACCAAGACGCACGTAGCCAAGGCCCACCTCCGCCAAGGTGTCGAGGTACCGGTGGATAGAGCTAATCGGTTCGAAGAACTCAGCCGCCTCTGCGATGGGCATGTCAAGGACTTCAGCGATGTTCTTACCCTTATAGAGCACTTCAAGGGTTTCGCGGTTATAGCGCGCACCTTGACAGACCTCACACGGCACGTAGACATCCGGCAGGAAGTTCATCTCAATCTTGATGGTGCCGTCACCCTGGCACGCCTCGCAGCGCCCGCCCTTGACGTTGAAAGAGAAGCGTCCTGGTTTATACCCACGAACCTTGGCTTCCTGGGTCTCAGCAAAGAGGTTACGAATCTTGTCGAAGACACCCGTATACGTCGCTGGGTTGGAACGCGGGGTGCGGCCGATTGGGCTCTGGTCAACCTGCACAAGCTTGTCCAGGTGCTCGACACCTTCCACACGCTTGGCGCGTCCTGGTACCTGGCGGGCACGGTTTAGTTTGTTCGCCAGGGTCTTCGCCAGAATCTGGTTGACAACGGTGGACTTGCCTGAACCTGAGACGCCGGTGACACAGACGAGTACGCCAAGGGGAATCTCTACGTCAATGCTCTGCAGGTTGTTCTCGCGTGCGCCCACGACCTTGAGCATGCGCTCGCGGTCAATCTCGCGGCGCGAATCCGGAACAGCGAGTTCCTTCTTCCCGGACAAGTACTGGCCGGTGAGGGACTCTTCGACATCCTCAATACCTGCGGGCTCACCTTGGTAGACCACCTGGCCGCCGTACTCGCCAGCACGTGGGCCGACATCAACAAGCCAATCGGCTTCGCGGATGGTGTCCTCGTCGTGTTCAACGACAATGAGGGTGTTGCCAATATCGCGTAGGCGCTTGAGGGTCTTGATCAGACGTTGATTGTCGCGCTGGTGCAGACCAATAGAAGGTTCATCCAGCACGTAGAGCACGCCGGCGAGTCCGGAACCAATCTGGGTGGCCAGACGAATTCGCTGCGCTTCACCACCAGACAACGTCGAGGCGCCGCGGTCGAGAGTGAGGTAGTTGAGGCCGACGTCGAGAAGAAAGCGCAGGCGGGCCTGAATTTCCTTCAAAACAGCACCGGCAATGATCTCCTCACGGTGGCCCAGCACCAGCGAGTCCAAGAACTCCGCCGCGTCCTCGATGGACAGCGCGGTCAGACCTGCAATGGATTGCTCGCCGTGGGCAGTCGACGCCAAGCGCACCGCAAGAATCTCCGGCTTAAGACGAGTACCGCCACAGGCATGACACGGCACGCGGCGGGTGTACTGCAGCAGGCGGTCCTTCTGTGATTCAGAATCTGTTTGCTCCAGCTTGCGCTCCAGGAAGCCAATGGCTCCCTCAAACGGCGCGGACCAATTCCGCTGGCGGCCGTAACGGTTCTTGTAGCGCACCGTCACTTCCACATCCGAGCCATAGATCAGCGCGTGGCGCTGCTCCTTGCTGAGCTCGGACACCGGCGTCTGTGGGTCAAAGCCGAGAGTCTTGGCTAGACCCTCGACAAGCTTGACAAAGTACCGGGAATTCGGGCTCGATGTCCACGGCTGAATCGCCTCCACCGCCGGTGCATCGGGGTCTGGGATAAGAAGATCCACGTCCACCTCAAGGCGGGTACCCAATCCGTCACAGACGGGGCAGGAACCGAACGGTGCGTTGAAGGAAAATGCCCGCGGCTCATATTCCTCGATCGCCAGCGCATGACCGTTGGGGCAGGCAGCCTTTTCTGAGTAGGTATGCGTCAGTTCTTCACGGTCAACGAAATCGAGGGTCACTAGACCGTCCGCTAGTCGCAGCGCCGTCTCCACTGAATCGGTGAGGCGCTGTTTTTGGGACGCCTTGACTTGCAAACGGTCCACCACGACATCAATATCGTGTTTAATCTGCTTCTTGAGCTTCGGCGGATCGCTGAGCTGGTGCAGTTCACCGTCCACGCGCACACGAGAGTAACCCTGCGCTGCCAAGTCCTTGAACAGGTCTACGAACTCGCCTTTGCGGCGGCGGACCACAGGGGCCAACACCTGAAATTTCAGCTTCTCCTCATGGCCCAGCACTTCGTCGACGATTTGTTGTGGGGTCTGTCGCTCGATGACCGCATCACATTCCGGGCAATGCGGGGTACCCGCACGGGAAAACAGTAGACGCAGGTAGTCATAGATTTCCGTAATCGTGCCCACAGTAGAGCGCGGGTTGTGGTTAGTGGACTTCTGGTCAATAGACACAGCCGGAGATAGTCCGTCAATAAACTCGACATCCGGCTTGTCCATCTGGCCGAGGAACATACGAGCATACGAGCTCAAGGACTCCACATAGCGGCGCTGGCCTTCGGCAAAGATGGTGTCAAAGGCCAAGGAAGACTTGCCTGAGCCCGACAGACCGGTAAACACCACCAGTTTATCGCGTGGGATATCGATATCCACGCCCTTGAGGTTGTGTTCACGAGCGCCTCGTACGACCAAACGATCAGCCACTGATTGCTGCCTTCCTACACAAGAGAATGTTCGTTCTAGGGGGTTCTGGATCAGAATCTACCCGTAAGGTGGGACACATGAACAACGCACTCGAGCTTCATAAAATCTCCGTCTCCGAGATGGACAACAATTGCTACCTGTTGTGTGCTGGCGATGAGGCGCTGCTTGTCGACGCCTCCGCAGACGCCCCCGCCCTCCTGTCCCTCGCTGCCGATCACGGCGTTTCCATCACCGCGGTGCTCACCACACACCGCCACTGGGACCACGTCCGTGCACTTGAAGAGGTCCTTGAGAAGACCAGTGCCACGCACTATGCCAGCTTTCTCGACTCCCCTGCCCTGCCGGCGGCTGTCGATGTTGAACTGGAACATGGTGACACTCTGCCTTTCGCGGGCTATGAGTTTCCGGTCACGATTCTGCGTGGCCACACCCCAGGCGGTGCGGCCATCGCGGCGGACATCGACGGTGTGACCAACCTTTTTGTGGGCGATTCCCTGTTTCCCGGCGGCGTGGGCAAGACCACCTCGGAAGGAGACTTTGTTCGCCTGTACAAGGACGTGACACAAAGACTTTTTGACGTATTCCCTGACGAGGCCATTGTCCGGCCCGGACACGGTGATTCCACCACCCTTGGGGCGGAACGTCCACACCTCGAGGAATGGTGGGAGCGCCGGTGGTAACAGCGATTGCTGGGTGATCCGCGTACTATGGTGTGACGAACGTCTTTACATATCTAATGAATGGAGCACGTCATGATTCGTAAGCTTGCCCGTCCTATGCTGGCCTCTGTGTTTGTCTGGGATGGTGTGGATACCCTCCGCAACACCTCGGAGCACGTCGCGGACACCGAGTCCGTGCTTAAGCGCCTTCGCAAGGTACTGCCCCGTGAGTACGCAGGCTACATCCCGAATGACCCGGAGCTGGTTACCCGTGCACTTGGCGGTGCCAAGACCGCAGCTGGCACGTCCTTTGCGCTGGGCAAGGCTCCACGCACCTCGGCAGCTGTGCTGGCACTGACTCACATTCCGAATCTTGCGGGTAACTCTTTCTGGTCTGCTGATTCCAAGAAGGACAAGGAAGCCCAGCGCACCAACTTCATCACCAACACGGCGCTTCTCGGTGCACTGGCCATTGTCACCCAGGACACCGAGGGCAAGCCGTCCCTGCGCTGGCGCACCGCGAAGGCGTCCGAGCGCGCCAACAAGAAGATCCAGGCTGCCCTCCCGGGCAAGTCCGAGCAGCAGAAGTTCGCGGAGGACGTGTCGAACCGCGCGAGCGACATCTCCTCCGATGTGACTGCAAAGGCCACTGATTGGTTCGAGACTGCCAAGGACTACGTCGAGGACAACCGCGATGATTGGGAGTCCACCGGCCGTGACTTGCTTGATAACGCTCGCTCCTTCGTTGAGGACACCGCTGAAAGCGCCCGCGAGTTCTTCGACGACAACAAGGATGACTGGCTCAACGCCGCCCGCGATAACACCGAAACCGCTCGCAAGGGCCTGGTGAAGGCTGCTGGCAAGGCCCAGGATCGCGCCGATGTGGCCCTGGCCAAGGCAGATTCCATCGACAGCAAGCGTGCCAAGAAGAAGGCTCGTAAGCGCGCCGAGAAGCTGCAGAAGGTTGCGTCCAAGAAGCTGGACAAGGCCTTCAAGAAGTTCGGCGACAGCTTCTAAAAGCTTCCTGTACTGCGGATCTTTCCCGTAGACGCACCGTCAGCAATGAGGGCGGTGGAGAGGACAACGGCTCAGCGACTATGCTGGGCCGTTGTCCTTTTTCTATTACCTCCGTGTCGTCGAGAAGCCTTCACACGCACCCAAGGAGCCTCGTGTCTGATTCCTCTCCCACAACTCACGCCGATACCACGAACGAACTGAACTCTGAGATTGCCAAAGAGCAGGTTTATGTCGACGGCCTGTTTGCGCGTCTCGACAATGAGGTGCAGACGGCGAATGAGCGGCTTAATGAGGTCCAGGCGGCTGTAGATCCACACACACCTGATGCTGATGCGTTGGTGCGCCGCGAGACCGAGTACCACGGCTTGCAAGCCAAACTCGATCGCCTCAATCTTGCTCAACTGGGACTGGTGTTTGGACGTATCGATATCGATGCCCCCGGTGACAACCCCACTCCAGAAGGACTCGATCGCCGCTATATCGGGCGCATGGGCCTTGATGCCCGTGAAGAGGACTACCGCACTCTTCTCTTGGACTGGCGCGCGCCTATGGCTAGGCCTTTCTACCTCGCGACTACAGCACACCCGGAGGGTGTGCACATGCGTCGCCATATCCGAACAACGGGCCGAACCGTCACTGGGGTTAGTGATGAAGTTCTCGATGGCGAATCAGCTGTTGAGGATAGTGACGTGGCCAGTGAATCCGCGCTACACCACGTCATGCAGCGCGCACGCACCGGCCACATGCCTTCCATTGTGGAAACCATCCAACGCGAGCAGGACGAGATCATTCGCGATAGCACGCGTGGCGTCATGGTGGTCGAAGGTGGCCCAGGCACGGGTAAGACCGCGGTAGCGTTACACCGCGTGGCCTACCTGCTGTACACCTACCGTGAGCAGCTCGCCGCCACCGGTGTGCTTATCGTGGGCCCCAATTCCACCTTCTTGGAATACATCTCTCGAGTGCTGCCCGAGCTCGGTGAGACCGGCGTGGTTCTGTCCACGATCGCTTCTCTCTTCCCCGGCATCGATGCAACTCACCCCGAATCCTTGCTCGCCCGCGAGATCAAGGGCTCTGAGGCTATGGCTGAGATCCTGAGCAACGCCGTCAAGGATTATCAGTGTCTTCCCGAGGAACCCCGCGTTATCGATATCGACCGCCTTGAGCTCACTGTCACGGCAGACATGGTCAAAGCCGCTCGTACCCGCGCGCGGCGCTCGAGAAAGCCTCACAATGATGCTCAAGGCGCTTTTGCCGAGCACCTCATCGAATCATTGGCTCAGCAGATGGCGGAGCGCATCGGTGCGGACCCACTCGGCGGAGCCAACCTGCTCTCCCGCGCTGACGTCGACCAACTCCACGATGATCTTGCTGAAGAACCGCTCATCACCGATCTCGTCGACGAGTTCTGGCCTCACTTGTCTCCCACCGAGGTCCTCGCAGAGCTGCTCAGCAACCGCGAGCGTATCGACTCCGCGGCGAGTGCCTATGACGAGGAGACACGCGGGGCGCTGTACCGCGTGAATGGTACGGCTTGGGCCGCATCGGACGCAGCGCTTCTCGACGAGCTCGCGGTGCTCATCGGCATGCCCGACCCTGAAGCCGAACGCGCCGCCGAAGACAGGCAATGGCGCGAACAAGTCGCCGAGGCTGAGGACGCTCTGGACATCCTGAGCTCCTCTGACTCGACCGATAATGACGATGACATGTTCGAGGCCGAAATTCTCTCTGCCCACGACGTCATTGACGCCGAGCATCTCGCCCGTCGTCACGAAGTGCGTGACTCCCGCACCACCGCGCAGCGCGCCCGGGAGGATTACACGTGGGCCTACGGACACGTCATCGTTGACGAAGCACAGGAGCTCACCCCCATGGAGTGGCGAATGATTTTCCGCCGCAGCCCGTCACGGTGGATGACTCTCGTGGGCGATACCTCCCAAACCGGCTCCCCCGCCGGCGTGGATGAGTGGGCAGCAACGCTGGAGCCTTTCGTGGGCCAGCGCTTCCGTCAACATGGACTCACGGTCAATTACCGCACCCCACGTCCCGTCACGGAACTAGCAAACCGCCTCCTAGCGGAGATTAACCCGGACGCCACGCCAAGTATTGCGGTGCGAGATGGGGATGATGTCACCTGGCATGCCAGTGCCCCTGATCAGGAGCCTGGAACCTTCACTGGCCCCGACGGACGCCTCCATGCCGTCATCACTGCCGCAAATGTCGAGGAAGTAAAAGGCCTCGAATTCGACCACGTCACGGTGATCAACCCCGACGATATTGTGGCGGCCTCCACGCAAGGTATCCACAACCTCTATGTGGCGCTGACCCGCGCAACCCAGACGCTGACGATCGCTGGGCGCTACTCGGAGGTTTTCGGATAATCTGGTGCGCATGGCACTTTCCGATATCGCCCGTAAGATTGAGTTCACCACTAATTCCGTGACGGTGAAGCGCTCAGCCCGCAAAGGCTGGCAGCCCTCCATTACCGGATATTCCGGGTATGGAAATGAGCATTTCGTCCATGTTTTGGGCCGAGTACTCATGCACGATCCCGAATCACAGGACACTGATACGTGGGCGCAACGCGGCTACCGCCAGTTCTTCACTATCCAGGTTCCACGTCACGAGGTAGAAGTCACCGTTGGCGGAAAGACTGTCGCCGGCACCAGCAATCACAACGGCTACATCGATGTTCTTGTCCATGACCATGGTCTCGAGCCTGGCTGGCACGAAGTCAGCATTCGTGCCAAGGGAGCGGAAGAAGTTACGGCTGAAGTCCTCATCGTGAGTGCGGACACTGAATTCGGCGTGGTCAGCGATATCGATGACACCATCATGGTCACCTGGCTCCCCCGCGCCATGATCGCGGCCTGGAACTCCTGGGTTAAGCGCACCAATACCCGCACTCAGGTCGAAGGCATGGCGTCCTTCTACCGTGAGATTGCCGCGGAGCACCCTGGTGTGCCTTTCATCTACCTCTCTACCGGTGCGTGGAACACCTACGACACCTTGGTCACCTTCATGGAGGAGAACGGTTTCCCACGCGGACCGCTGCTGCTCACTGACTGGGGTCCCACTCCTACCGGGCTGTTCCGCAATGGCCAGGAGCACAAGCGCGTGCAACTTCGAAACCTGTTCATTGCCTTCCCAGCGCTGCGGTGGTTACTCATTGGGGATGATGGCCAGCACGATCCGCTGACCTATGCGGATGCTGTGGCCGAGCACCCAGACCGGGTGGCCGCGGTGGCTATTCGAAACCTCTCCCCGCAAGAGCAGCTGCTCGCGCACGGTTCATTGGCTCCACTTGCCAGGGTCAACGACCAAACGTCCTTCAACATCCCCCTTATCCAAGGCGCTGACGGCACGGCCCTCGCGCGTGCTTACCGCAAGCTACGTTTCTGACTCTTAACCCACAGACCCCTCGAAAACAAGAAACGCGCGGCCCCGGTAGGGAAACCGCGCGGTGGCTTTGTGGGGCCTAGTTGACCGTGTGAACGATCATGACGTCACAGTCGGATTGACGAGCCACGTCAGCCGGAACGGACCCCAGCAGGCGGCCGGTCAAGGAGTTGATGCCGCGGTTACCCACGACGAGCAGGTCAGCCTGATTGTCGTTGACGATAGACATCAGGGCCTGAACCGGGGTACCCGGGCGGACAGCGGTCTCGACGTTCTTCACGCCAAATTTCTCTGCATGCTCCTTGCCGGAGGTTAGGTTGGCCTGGGCCTTTTCATCACCGAGGATGGTGACGGAATCCTGGCGCAGAGTCTTGGACGCCTGCTCTTGGTTCTCGTAGTAGGCACAGCCGATGATGAGGGTGGCATCGAAGGCTGCAGCGATCTTGGAGGCACGCTCCACTGCGAGCAGGGAAGACTTGGAACCGTCGGTACCGACCACGATCTTGTTGTAATCGCTCATGATGACCTTTCTTCGCGAGCCTCCAATCACGGGAATCTCGCTTGACAATCAATTAAACTTTTCGCGCACCCGCTAGTTTAACAACGCGGGTGCCAACACGTCGATTGGAATTCTAATCTTCGGTCGTGTTGACCACGACCACGTCGGCGTGAGCCTTGCGGGTGAGCTCCGTAGCCACGGAACCAAAGACACGTCCACGCACGGAATGGATGCCCTTATTACCCACAACGAACAAGTCAACATCGTGGTCACGGCCGACCTCGATGAGCGCATTGACGGGGTCACCGGACTTGGCAATGATCTCGATACGCTGTGCGCCTTCGCTGTGCGCGATCTCGGCAGCGTTGTTGAGGTAATTCTCCGACATTTCCTCGCTCACCACGGGCACGCGAGCATCCTCGGCGTTCGGGGCACCCAACATCGAACCGGAGTGATTGTAGAACGCGGAAACAATGATCAGCGTTGCGTCGTAGGCACGTGCCATCGATGCGGCGGACTGCACCGCGCGTAGGGAGGTCTTCGATCCATCAGTGCCGACGGCGATAACGTTGTAGCTCAGCATATTTCTCCTTATAAGTGGTGTTTAATCTGTAAATAGTATGGCACGATACCGCGCTGCAGGCGCGAACATCCCCGCCTAAATTCCAGCTTCCTTAAGGCCGCGCTGTTCCTTCTTCAAATCAGCGATTTCATCGCGCAGACGCCCCGCCAACTCAAATTTGAGCTCACGGGCGGCATCACGCATTTGAGCCGTCAAATCGTCGATAAGCGCCTGCACCTCATCCGCCGCCAT is a genomic window of Corynebacterium singulare containing:
- a CDS encoding HelD family protein, which gives rise to MLGRCPFSITSVSSRSLHTHPRSLVSDSSPTTHADTTNELNSEIAKEQVYVDGLFARLDNEVQTANERLNEVQAAVDPHTPDADALVRRETEYHGLQAKLDRLNLAQLGLVFGRIDIDAPGDNPTPEGLDRRYIGRMGLDAREEDYRTLLLDWRAPMARPFYLATTAHPEGVHMRRHIRTTGRTVTGVSDEVLDGESAVEDSDVASESALHHVMQRARTGHMPSIVETIQREQDEIIRDSTRGVMVVEGGPGTGKTAVALHRVAYLLYTYREQLAATGVLIVGPNSTFLEYISRVLPELGETGVVLSTIASLFPGIDATHPESLLAREIKGSEAMAEILSNAVKDYQCLPEEPRVIDIDRLELTVTADMVKAARTRARRSRKPHNDAQGAFAEHLIESLAQQMAERIGADPLGGANLLSRADVDQLHDDLAEEPLITDLVDEFWPHLSPTEVLAELLSNRERIDSAASAYDEETRGALYRVNGTAWAASDAALLDELAVLIGMPDPEAERAAEDRQWREQVAEAEDALDILSSSDSTDNDDDMFEAEILSAHDVIDAEHLARRHEVRDSRTTAQRAREDYTWAYGHVIVDEAQELTPMEWRMIFRRSPSRWMTLVGDTSQTGSPAGVDEWAATLEPFVGQRFRQHGLTVNYRTPRPVTELANRLLAEINPDATPSIAVRDGDDVTWHASAPDQEPGTFTGPDGRLHAVITAANVEEVKGLEFDHVTVINPDDIVAASTQGIHNLYVALTRATQTLTIAGRYSEVFG
- a CDS encoding App1 family protein codes for the protein MALSDIARKIEFTTNSVTVKRSARKGWQPSITGYSGYGNEHFVHVLGRVLMHDPESQDTDTWAQRGYRQFFTIQVPRHEVEVTVGGKTVAGTSNHNGYIDVLVHDHGLEPGWHEVSIRAKGAEEVTAEVLIVSADTEFGVVSDIDDTIMVTWLPRAMIAAWNSWVKRTNTRTQVEGMASFYREIAAEHPGVPFIYLSTGAWNTYDTLVTFMEENGFPRGPLLLTDWGPTPTGLFRNGQEHKRVQLRNLFIAFPALRWLLIGDDGQHDPLTYADAVAEHPDRVAAVAIRNLSPQEQLLAHGSLAPLARVNDQTSFNIPLIQGADGTALARAYRKLRF
- the uvrA gene encoding excinuclease ABC subunit UvrA, whose amino-acid sequence is MADRLVVRGAREHNLKGVDIDIPRDKLVVFTGLSGSGKSSLAFDTIFAEGQRRYVESLSSYARMFLGQMDKPDVEFIDGLSPAVSIDQKSTNHNPRSTVGTITEIYDYLRLLFSRAGTPHCPECDAVIERQTPQQIVDEVLGHEEKLKFQVLAPVVRRRKGEFVDLFKDLAAQGYSRVRVDGELHQLSDPPKLKKQIKHDIDVVVDRLQVKASQKQRLTDSVETALRLADGLVTLDFVDREELTHTYSEKAACPNGHALAIEEYEPRAFSFNAPFGSCPVCDGLGTRLEVDVDLLIPDPDAPAVEAIQPWTSSPNSRYFVKLVEGLAKTLGFDPQTPVSELSKEQRHALIYGSDVEVTVRYKNRYGRQRNWSAPFEGAIGFLERKLEQTDSESQKDRLLQYTRRVPCHACGGTRLKPEILAVRLASTAHGEQSIAGLTALSIEDAAEFLDSLVLGHREEIIAGAVLKEIQARLRFLLDVGLNYLTLDRGASTLSGGEAQRIRLATQIGSGLAGVLYVLDEPSIGLHQRDNQRLIKTLKRLRDIGNTLIVVEHDEDTIREADWLVDVGPRAGEYGGQVVYQGEPAGIEDVEESLTGQYLSGKKELAVPDSRREIDRERMLKVVGARENNLQSIDVEIPLGVLVCVTGVSGSGKSTVVNQILAKTLANKLNRARQVPGRAKRVEGVEHLDKLVQVDQSPIGRTPRSNPATYTGVFDKIRNLFAETQEAKVRGYKPGRFSFNVKGGRCEACQGDGTIKIEMNFLPDVYVPCEVCQGARYNRETLEVLYKGKNIAEVLDMPIAEAAEFFEPISSIHRYLDTLAEVGLGYVRLGQAATTLSGGEAQRVKLASELQKRTKGRTVYILDEPTTGLHFEDIRKLMLVIQSLVDKGNSVIIIEHNLDVIKAADWIVDMGPEGGSGGGTVVAQGTPEDVAKVQGSYTGGFLKEML
- a CDS encoding MBL fold metallo-hydrolase; translation: MNNALELHKISVSEMDNNCYLLCAGDEALLVDASADAPALLSLAADHGVSITAVLTTHRHWDHVRALEEVLEKTSATHYASFLDSPALPAAVDVELEHGDTLPFAGYEFPVTILRGHTPGGAAIAADIDGVTNLFVGDSLFPGGVGKTTSEGDFVRLYKDVTQRLFDVFPDEAIVRPGHGDSTTLGAERPHLEEWWERRW
- a CDS encoding universal stress protein, producing the protein MLSYNVIAVGTDGSKTSLRAVQSAASMARAYDATLIIVSAFYNHSGSMLGAPNAEDARVPVVSEEMSENYLNNAAEIAHSEGAQRIEIIAKSGDPVNALIEVGRDHDVDLFVVGNKGIHSVRGRVFGSVATELTRKAHADVVVVNTTED
- a CDS encoding universal stress protein is translated as MSDYNKIVVGTDGSKSSLLAVERASKIAAAFDATLIIGCAYYENQEQASKTLRQDSVTILGDEKAQANLTSGKEHAEKFGVKNVETAVRPGTPVQALMSIVNDNQADLLVVGNRGINSLTGRLLGSVPADVARQSDCDVMIVHTVN
- a CDS encoding DoxX family protein — translated: MIRKLARPMLASVFVWDGVDTLRNTSEHVADTESVLKRLRKVLPREYAGYIPNDPELVTRALGGAKTAAGTSFALGKAPRTSAAVLALTHIPNLAGNSFWSADSKKDKEAQRTNFITNTALLGALAIVTQDTEGKPSLRWRTAKASERANKKIQAALPGKSEQQKFAEDVSNRASDISSDVTAKATDWFETAKDYVEDNRDDWESTGRDLLDNARSFVEDTAESAREFFDDNKDDWLNAARDNTETARKGLVKAAGKAQDRADVALAKADSIDSKRAKKKARKRAEKLQKVASKKLDKAFKKFGDSF